A genomic window from Microvirga sp. TS319 includes:
- a CDS encoding LuxR C-terminal-related transcriptional regulator yields the protein MEEGLSHRGLSELIGAIYDCALDPGGWETTLSAIADTFDCAVVSLTLNDLHHNRFLLNKAVGWKPELLRLKSERHVGEINARLTEWLALQPSIDELFVTSVHLSSEYIRQSLYVEECLKPQGIVDIMHMFLMYTHRQFSEIGLGRHARQGIITEREIELGRLLLPHLRKAVTISGILDMQVIVRDRMAEALDALLCGVVLTDERGRILHANRSAERMMSDGHPIRSVRNVLSASAPAASRELRKAIMLAARDKAQIGPASAIRLPDASLSPLYAYVLPLTAGKIRTRLHPRAAAAVFVGGPDDRSRTDLLARAFDLTSAEMRVLESLVAGHTLAETARHLGVAPSTAKTHLDHIFAKTGVSRQTELIRLAMQMALPVQAGGSEAAPPRDINPSD from the coding sequence ATGGAGGAGGGGCTCTCGCATCGCGGGTTGTCGGAACTGATCGGAGCGATCTATGACTGCGCTCTCGATCCCGGCGGCTGGGAGACGACCCTCTCGGCGATCGCCGACACATTCGACTGCGCCGTCGTCTCGCTGACCCTCAACGATCTCCATCACAACCGATTCCTCCTCAACAAGGCAGTAGGGTGGAAGCCGGAGCTGCTGCGGCTCAAATCGGAGCGGCACGTGGGCGAGATCAACGCGCGCCTCACTGAGTGGCTGGCCCTGCAGCCATCCATCGACGAGCTGTTCGTGACCTCGGTTCACTTGAGTTCGGAATACATTCGGCAGTCGCTCTACGTGGAGGAATGCCTCAAGCCGCAGGGCATCGTGGACATCATGCACATGTTCCTGATGTACACGCACCGGCAGTTTTCGGAGATCGGTTTGGGCCGGCATGCGCGGCAGGGCATCATCACGGAGCGGGAGATCGAGCTCGGACGGCTGCTCTTGCCTCATCTGCGCAAGGCGGTGACGATCAGCGGCATTCTGGACATGCAGGTCATCGTGCGGGATCGCATGGCCGAAGCGCTCGATGCTCTGTTGTGCGGTGTCGTGCTGACCGATGAGCGCGGGAGAATTCTGCACGCCAACCGCTCGGCCGAACGGATGATGAGCGACGGCCACCCGATCAGAAGCGTGAGGAATGTCCTCTCGGCGAGTGCACCTGCGGCCAGCCGGGAATTGCGGAAAGCGATCATGCTCGCGGCGCGGGACAAGGCGCAGATCGGGCCAGCGAGCGCGATCCGCCTTCCTGATGCCAGCCTGTCGCCGCTCTACGCCTATGTGCTGCCTCTGACAGCAGGCAAAATCCGCACGCGACTGCATCCTCGGGCCGCGGCCGCCGTTTTCGTCGGCGGACCCGACGATCGGAGCCGGACCGACCTGTTGGCCAGGGCCTTCGATCTCACATCGGCGGAGATGCGGGTCCTGGAAAGCCTCGTGGCCGGGCACACGCTTGCCGAGACGGCCCGCCACCTCGGCGTCGCGCCGTCCACGGCAAAGACGCATCTGGACCATATTTTTGCGAAGACCGGCGTCTCCCGCCAGACGGAGCTGATCCGGCTCGCGATGCAAATGGCGTTGCCGGTGCAGGCGGGCGGGTCCGAAGCGGCGCCCCCGCGAGACATCAACCCCTCGGATTAA
- a CDS encoding LysE family translocator, whose protein sequence is MSGMSAFLSGAIIGLAITIPVGPMSLLCIQRALKFGALAGFTTGLGAATVLVVYTTCAVMGFGPLIVKAMDHSHTVLSALSACLLLWLSARILRRTISLAGSIAEGCGALSSYCSAVACALFNPLMPALLMTMLPTLAAPEPTAASSVIAGVFAASVTWWLIVSGGVAVLRSRLSITVLNVINKASGLMLAALGLLMAANAFNLGF, encoded by the coding sequence ATGAGCGGCATGTCGGCTTTCCTGTCCGGAGCAATCATCGGGTTGGCGATCACCATCCCGGTCGGGCCCATGAGCCTGCTGTGCATTCAACGGGCGCTCAAGTTCGGCGCCCTGGCCGGTTTCACCACCGGGCTCGGCGCAGCCACCGTTCTGGTCGTCTACACGACTTGCGCGGTGATGGGTTTCGGGCCACTCATCGTGAAGGCGATGGACCACAGCCATACGGTGCTCTCGGCCCTTTCGGCCTGCCTTCTCCTGTGGCTCAGCGCCCGCATCCTGCGGCGAACCATATCGCTGGCGGGATCCATCGCCGAAGGGTGCGGAGCTCTGTCCTCCTATTGCAGCGCCGTCGCCTGCGCCCTGTTCAATCCTCTCATGCCGGCCCTTCTGATGACCATGCTGCCGACCCTCGCCGCACCGGAGCCGACGGCGGCTTCGAGCGTGATCGCGGGCGTGTTCGCCGCCTCGGTGACATGGTGGCTGATCGTGAGCGGCGGCGTCGCGGTCCTGCGTTCGCGGCTGAGCATCACGGTTCTGAACGTCATCAACAAGGCATCCGGCCTGATGCTGGCTGCGCTGGGACTCCTGATGGCCGCAAACGCTTTCAATCTGGGTTTCTAG